One Hippoglossus stenolepis isolate QCI-W04-F060 chromosome 9, HSTE1.2, whole genome shotgun sequence genomic region harbors:
- the gkap1 gene encoding G kinase-anchoring protein 1 isoform X1, which translates to MTSSAMITVPTTASRFALLQIDSDSDSDTSEPGKTGTKGGRDSSGKPRQGKAGASGGKAAQANDKKKDKKKKRKEQQQSEANELRNLAFKKIPQKSSGPPPCMTLSGIASELLSTESGDHTIPSGGWQQWKQRDEQITTELYEADLEKALILSKLEYEQHKQDNTNTSSPKSRGGKESGGKKDKKKNQQAKEKKTVSLQDFQAEGTAEHPSKKEDAKAANLALGNGQDERFFNKLEDDVSRIIQQEKRREQYTSNQGQEVNTSTEHEPDPRAEQLKYDLEKKDQEIDKLKKTISQWEVKYKEVKARNSQLLKMLQQGEMKDKAEILLQVEELLHIKEELSSQVSLLHGALEQERSKIKGLQSEQPKHQGNKKGRKGAEMDL; encoded by the exons ATGACATCGTCTGCCATGATCACCGTCCCCACCACGGCCTCCCGTTTCGCCCTGCTCCAGATTGACTCGGATTCGGACTCCGACACATCCGAGCCGGGGAAGACTGGCACCAAAGGCGGACGGGACTCCTCCGGGAAGCCCCGGCAAGGGAAGGCAGGAGCATCCGGGGGGAAAGCGGCTCAGGCCAACGacaagaagaaagacaagaagaagaagaggaaggagcagcagcagagtgaagcGAACGAG TTACGTAATCTGGCGTTCAAGAAGATTCCTCAGAAGTCCTCTGGCCCGCCTCCATGTATGACACTGTCAGGAATCGCCAGCGAGCTCCTCAGCACTGAATCCGGCGACCACACTATACCCTCAGGTGGATGGCAGCAGTGGAAGCAGAGGGATGAGCAG ATAACCACTGAACTTTATGAGGCAGACTTGGAAAAGGCTTTGATTCTCAGTAAACTGGAATAcgaacaacacaaacag gacaacacaaacacgtccTCGCCAAAGTCACggggaggaaaagagagcgGAGGGAagaaggacaaaaagaaaaatcagcaggcaaaagagaaaaagacagtttCTCTGCAGGACTTCCAGGCTGAAGGCACTGCAG AACATCCAAGTAAGAAAGAG GACGCCAAAGCAGCTAACCTGGCTCTAGGAAACGGGCAGGATGAGagattttttaataaactggaAGATGACGTCAGTCGGATTATCCAACAGGAAAAAAGACGCGAGCAATACACTAGCAATCAGGGACAAGAAGTCAACACATCCACAGAACACGAACCG GACCCCCGGGCAGAGCAGCTGAAGTACGACCTGGAGAAGAAAGACCAGGAAATCGATAAGCTAAAAAAGACAATCTCACAGTGGGAG GTGAAATACAAAGAAGTGAAGGCAAGAAATTCCCAGCTGCTTAAAATGCTCCAGCAGGGAGAGA TGAAAGATAAAGCAGAAATCCTTCTACAGGTAGAGGAGCTACTACACATAAAAGAAGAACTGTCATCACAG gTATCATTACTGCACGGCGCCCTCGAGCAAGAAAGATCTAAAATCAAAGGTCTGCAGTCAGAACAACCGAAACATCAG GGAAACaaaaaggggagaaaaggaGCCGAAATGGATCTATGA
- the gkap1 gene encoding G kinase-anchoring protein 1 isoform X2, which yields MTSSAMITVPTTASRFALLQIDSDSDSDTSEPGKTGTKGGRDSSGKPRQGKAGASGGKAAQANDKKKDKKKKRKEQQQSEANELRNLAFKKIPQKSSGPPPCMTLSGIASELLSTESGDHTIPSGGWQQWKQRDEQDNTNTSSPKSRGGKESGGKKDKKKNQQAKEKKTVSLQDFQAEGTAEHPSKKEDAKAANLALGNGQDERFFNKLEDDVSRIIQQEKRREQYTSNQGQEVNTSTEHEPDPRAEQLKYDLEKKDQEIDKLKKTISQWEVKYKEVKARNSQLLKMLQQGEMKDKAEILLQVEELLHIKEELSSQVSLLHGALEQERSKIKGLQSEQPKHQGNKKGRKGAEMDL from the exons ATGACATCGTCTGCCATGATCACCGTCCCCACCACGGCCTCCCGTTTCGCCCTGCTCCAGATTGACTCGGATTCGGACTCCGACACATCCGAGCCGGGGAAGACTGGCACCAAAGGCGGACGGGACTCCTCCGGGAAGCCCCGGCAAGGGAAGGCAGGAGCATCCGGGGGGAAAGCGGCTCAGGCCAACGacaagaagaaagacaagaagaagaagaggaaggagcagcagcagagtgaagcGAACGAG TTACGTAATCTGGCGTTCAAGAAGATTCCTCAGAAGTCCTCTGGCCCGCCTCCATGTATGACACTGTCAGGAATCGCCAGCGAGCTCCTCAGCACTGAATCCGGCGACCACACTATACCCTCAGGTGGATGGCAGCAGTGGAAGCAGAGGGATGAGCAG gacaacacaaacacgtccTCGCCAAAGTCACggggaggaaaagagagcgGAGGGAagaaggacaaaaagaaaaatcagcaggcaaaagagaaaaagacagtttCTCTGCAGGACTTCCAGGCTGAAGGCACTGCAG AACATCCAAGTAAGAAAGAG GACGCCAAAGCAGCTAACCTGGCTCTAGGAAACGGGCAGGATGAGagattttttaataaactggaAGATGACGTCAGTCGGATTATCCAACAGGAAAAAAGACGCGAGCAATACACTAGCAATCAGGGACAAGAAGTCAACACATCCACAGAACACGAACCG GACCCCCGGGCAGAGCAGCTGAAGTACGACCTGGAGAAGAAAGACCAGGAAATCGATAAGCTAAAAAAGACAATCTCACAGTGGGAG GTGAAATACAAAGAAGTGAAGGCAAGAAATTCCCAGCTGCTTAAAATGCTCCAGCAGGGAGAGA TGAAAGATAAAGCAGAAATCCTTCTACAGGTAGAGGAGCTACTACACATAAAAGAAGAACTGTCATCACAG gTATCATTACTGCACGGCGCCCTCGAGCAAGAAAGATCTAAAATCAAAGGTCTGCAGTCAGAACAACCGAAACATCAG GGAAACaaaaaggggagaaaaggaGCCGAAATGGATCTATGA
- the LOC118115512 gene encoding ubiquilin-1, protein MSVRDELGASGGCQSSTDMIHVAVKSVSESRDFTVPCDCTVRQLKHDLSDKAGASAEQLLLIHSGRVLTESQILSHLKGKSDAVSLCMIRRPQCSSAAADLSLETINQELTDVLDPDHDNLTPSPISPLCLVDSLGLATGESGFFPALQHQMEKQLLDNPEMMRRVLGSPLVQSILSTSSPQITRQLILSNPQIQNLLETNPEVGDMLNNTDIITEVLELVRNPDMIEEVMCNEDRAMDELKSERDNPEPINGDSDGLLKTEAEIQEHDLNLSQTGGPQVETISSGKQQAPKGERNQRPLFSSQSTDPLRDLTATPTADPNPQSTVTAGMQSLLEEITASPGLMESLLSGPYVSSLLNCLGQNPDLAAQMLLSHPLFSGNPELQQQMRQQLPLFLQQMQSPELLSAMLNPRAMEALLQIQQGLQTLAAEAPALIPAAGLGNTGARVDVAPELESNSFLNSHSGNCPPVATVTEQQQTFVQQMLQALADNGGHREEAELQEELEHLSSMGFKDRQANLQALISTGGDLSTAIQHLIGL, encoded by the exons ATGTCTGTGAGGGATGAGCTGGGAGCATCGGGTGGATGTCAGAGCAGCACCGACATGATCCACGTTGCCGTTAAAAGTGTCAGTGAGAGCAGAGACTTCACGGTCCCATGCGACTGCACCGTCAGACAG ctgaAGCATGATCTCTCGGATAAGGCGGGGGCCTCAGCAGAGCAGCTCCTGCTGATCCACTCCGGCCGAGTCCTCACAGAGTCTCAGATCCTGAGTCACCTTAAAGGGAAGAGTGATGCTGTCAGCCTCTGCATGATCcgaag GCCTCAGTGTTCCTCTGCTGCCGCTGATCTGTCCTTGGAGACGATCAACCAAGAGCTCACAGACGTTCTCGACCCTGATCATGACAACCTGACACCATctcccatctctcccctctgcctGG TGGACAGTCTTGGCCTGGCAACAGGCGAGTCTGGCTTCTTCCCTGCACTCCAGCACCAGATGGAGAAGCAGCTGTTGGATAACCCAGAGATGATGCGTCGTGTCCTGGGCAGCCCTTTGGTGCAGAGCATACTCTCTACTTCCAGCCCCCAGATAACCAGACAGCTCATTCTGTCCAATCCTCAAATCCAGAATCTCCTAGAGACAAATCCAGAGGTGGGAGACATGctcaacaacacagacatcatCACAGAG GTGCTGGAGCTGGTCAGAAACCCTGACATGATAGAGGAAGTGATGTGTAATGAAGACCGCGCAATGGACGAGTTGAAATCAGAGCGAGACAACCCTGAACCCATCAATGGGGACTCTGATGGCCTCCTGAAGACTGAAGCAGAAATACAGGAACATGATCTCAATCTATCACAG aCAGGAGGACCCCAAGTGGAGACTATCTCATCTGGGAAACAACAGGCCCCCAAAGGAGAAAGAAACCAGAGACCGTTGTTCTCCAGTCAGTCCACAGATCCTCTCAGAGACCTGACTGCCACACCCACAGCTGACCCAAACCCTCAGAGCACTGTCACTGCAG GCATGCAGTCCCTGCTGGAGGAGATCACGGCCAGTCCTGGTCTGATGGAGAGCCTTCTCTCTGGGCCGTACGTCAGCAGTCTTCTGAACTGCCTCGGCCAAAACCCGGATCTGGCTGCACAG ATGCTGCTGAGCCACCCTTTGTTCTCTGGGaatcctgagctgcagcagcagatgagacagcagctccctctcttcctgcaACAG ATGCAGAGTCCGGAGCTGCTGTCGGCCATGTTGAACCCCAGAGCCATGGAGGCTCTGCTACAGATCCAGCAGGGACTACAAACTCTGGCTGCAGAGGCTCCCGCCCTCATACCTGC GGCTGGACTCGGAAACACTGGAGCCAGGGTTGATGTTGCCCCTGAGCTCGAATCCAACTCTTTCCTGAACAGCCACTCAGGAAATTGTCCTCCGGTTGCCACggtgacagagcagcagcagacgttTGTGCAACAGATGCTGCAGGCACTGGCTGATAATGGG GGCCATCGTGAGGAGGCTGAGCTccaagaggagctggagcacCTGAGCTCGATGGGCTTCAAAGACAGACAGGCGAACCTTCAGGCCCTCATCAGCACAGGAGGAGACCTCAGCACGGCCATACAACATCTGATCGGGCTCTGA
- the LOC118115513 gene encoding probable gluconokinase isoform X1, producing MIYIIMGVSGCGKSSFGAHLSEKLGWTLHEGDDFHPQENVEKMAQGEPLTDEDRFPWLLRLHEVIQTERCSGSDALVTCSALKRLYRQILLHGSRALDQDILPPVAPDVFFLFLHGDYGLIHQRMVARRGHYMKADLLRSQFDALEPPLDEENVLSLDISRSVTDLGAEVEQHIIGLKSSPVVL from the exons AAGCAGCTTTGGGGCTCACCTTTCAGAAAAG CTGGGCTGGACACTGCATGAAGGGGATGATTTCCACCCACAGGAGAACGTTGAGAAGATGGCTCAGGGGGAGCCGCTCACAGACGAG GACAGATTTCCTTGGCTCCTGCGACTACATGAAGTGATTCAAAC agaaAGATGCTCAGGCTCCGATGCTTTAGTGACGTGCTCCGCCCTGAAGCGTCTCTACAGGCAGATCCTGCTGCACGGCTCCAGAGCCCTCGACCAAGACATCCTGCCTCCCGTCGCTCCTGatgtctttttcctcttcctaCATGGGGACTACGGTCTCATTCACCAGAGGATGGTGGCCCGCAGGGGACATTACATGAAAGCCGACCTGCTGCGCTCCCAGTTTGATGCTTTAGAGCCTCCGCTGGATGAAGAGAATGTGTTGTCTCTGGACATCAGCAGGAGCGTTACTGATCTAGGCGCGGAGGTCGAGCAGCACATTATCGGCCTCAAGTCGTCACCAGTGGTGCTGTAa
- the LOC118115513 gene encoding probable gluconokinase isoform X3 encodes MKGMISTHRRTLRRWLRGSRSQTRSVKDRFPWLLRLHEVIQTERCSGSDALVTCSALKRLYRQILLHGSRALDQDILPPVAPDVFFLFLHGDYGLIHQRMVARRGHYMKADLLRSQFDALEPPLDEENVLSLDISRSVTDLGAEVEQHIIGLKSSPVVL; translated from the exons ATGAAGGGGATGATTTCCACCCACAGGAGAACGTTGAGAAGATGGCTCAGGGGGAGCCGCTCACAGACGAGGTCAGTaaag GACAGATTTCCTTGGCTCCTGCGACTACATGAAGTGATTCAAAC agaaAGATGCTCAGGCTCCGATGCTTTAGTGACGTGCTCCGCCCTGAAGCGTCTCTACAGGCAGATCCTGCTGCACGGCTCCAGAGCCCTCGACCAAGACATCCTGCCTCCCGTCGCTCCTGatgtctttttcctcttcctaCATGGGGACTACGGTCTCATTCACCAGAGGATGGTGGCCCGCAGGGGACATTACATGAAAGCCGACCTGCTGCGCTCCCAGTTTGATGCTTTAGAGCCTCCGCTGGATGAAGAGAATGTGTTGTCTCTGGACATCAGCAGGAGCGTTACTGATCTAGGCGCGGAGGTCGAGCAGCACATTATCGGCCTCAAGTCGTCACCAGTGGTGCTGTAa
- the LOC118115513 gene encoding probable gluconokinase isoform X2, with protein sequence MNTSSFGAHLSEKLGWTLHEGDDFHPQENVEKMAQGEPLTDEDRFPWLLRLHEVIQTERCSGSDALVTCSALKRLYRQILLHGSRALDQDILPPVAPDVFFLFLHGDYGLIHQRMVARRGHYMKADLLRSQFDALEPPLDEENVLSLDISRSVTDLGAEVEQHIIGLKSSPVVL encoded by the exons AAGCAGCTTTGGGGCTCACCTTTCAGAAAAG CTGGGCTGGACACTGCATGAAGGGGATGATTTCCACCCACAGGAGAACGTTGAGAAGATGGCTCAGGGGGAGCCGCTCACAGACGAG GACAGATTTCCTTGGCTCCTGCGACTACATGAAGTGATTCAAAC agaaAGATGCTCAGGCTCCGATGCTTTAGTGACGTGCTCCGCCCTGAAGCGTCTCTACAGGCAGATCCTGCTGCACGGCTCCAGAGCCCTCGACCAAGACATCCTGCCTCCCGTCGCTCCTGatgtctttttcctcttcctaCATGGGGACTACGGTCTCATTCACCAGAGGATGGTGGCCCGCAGGGGACATTACATGAAAGCCGACCTGCTGCGCTCCCAGTTTGATGCTTTAGAGCCTCCGCTGGATGAAGAGAATGTGTTGTCTCTGGACATCAGCAGGAGCGTTACTGATCTAGGCGCGGAGGTCGAGCAGCACATTATCGGCCTCAAGTCGTCACCAGTGGTGCTGTAa